The Salvia splendens isolate huo1 unplaced genomic scaffold, SspV2 ctg151, whole genome shotgun sequence genomic interval TTGACATATACTCCTGTAAGAGTAGGAGTAGCATGAATAGGATTTTAAAGGTACCTGAGTTCCACTACACTATACAGAATGAAAAATGTTGGGACTAGATTGAATTCACAGGTCTTTATATGAGACATTTTCTAATAATATCAAGATCAAGATATTCAACTgctttttttacttttcagtGATTTAATAGTTCTGTATGTTTTATTAAAGCTCTATGCCTCTATATGTTATGAAGCTACAATTCTGCTTGAAAAGAACTAAGCCAAGCCCAACAAGAAAGATCTTTAAAGAAGAACTGTCTTGCTTATGAGCTCGAATAGTTCATGTGCTATGCTTAAGATAATGTCTATGTAATTGACTAGTAGATCATTCTAGGCTTATGAAAATCCTTAAAGTCAATTAAATAGTCtcatatttccattttggggtgtccacaaaaatagtctcatccgaaaatggaaagtttctttCAAATTATTAACACTATTCTACTCACCTTTtctcctctctcatactttacccacttttttctcattctctctcttactttatcaatttctcattGAAACTCATGTCGTCCACCCATGggactaattttggtggacggagggagtattaaggtCTCATAACATATTAATGTTACATAATACAGAGAACAGACAATAGCTTTCACCTACTGAAACAACTCcaaatttcttttttataatCAGGAGGTCCAAGTGGGGATGGGACCCTGCGGAGAGCTAAGATATCCATCCTATCCAGAAAGCAATGGCACCTGGAGATTTCCAGGAATAGGAGAATTCCAGTGCTATGACAAGGTAATTCCTTAATGGTTACCAGTTACCacataaaattaattcaatttgtTCATGTATCATTAGTTTACTGACATGTTTATCCAAAACAGTATATGAGAGCTTCGCTGGCAGCGGCAGCAGAGGCAATCGGGAAAGATGACTGGGGACAGCAAGGGCCTCATGATGCTGGACAATACAACCAGTTTCCTGAAGATACTGGCTTTTTTCGGAGGGATGGTACGTGGAATAGTGAGTATGGACAGTTTTTCATGGAGTGGTACTCCGGTAAGCTACTTGACCATGGAGAAAAGATGCTCAACGcagcaaataaaatatttcaaggGACTGGAGCCAAACTATCTGGAAAAGTGGCGGGAATTCATTGGCATTACAAAACAAGATCTCATGCAGCAGAGCTAACAGCGGGATACTACAATACAAGGCATAGAGATGGCTACCTACCGATAGCAAGAATGATGGCAAAACATGGTGTTGTCTTGAACTTCACTTGTATGGAGATGAGGGATGGAGAGCAGCCGAACGAAGCTAACTGCTCGCCAGAAGGTCTAGTCAGGCAAGTCAAGATGGCAACTAAACTTGCAGGAACAGAACTTGCAGGAGAGAATGCACTGGAGAGGTATGATGGAGGAGCATTTTCGCAAGTGTTGGCGACAAGTAGATCAGATTCAGGAAACGCATTGAGTGCATTTACTTATTTAAGGATGAATAAGAGATTATTTGAAGCTGAGAACTGGAgaaatttggttgaatttgtcAAAAGCATGTCTGAAGGTGGTAGAAGCACGAGACTTCCAGACAGTGATAGGGTCGGGACTGACCTGTATGTGGGATTTATCAAGCAAAACAATGTGAGGAAGGAAAGTGAAGCAGCCCTTGTATAATTGCACATGATTATATGTATAGGTGCATGAGTACGGCAAATAGAAGCCATACAGAAACAAATATTACAAGAATATACAGATCTATGTAGATCAAGCATAAGTCACACTGAAATGGTTACATGCCTATCTCGGTTAAAATTTGGGAAAGAGTTGTTAGTGCTCAAAGCAATACATAACTCTCGTACAAAGGTTAGAGCTAAAGGTAACTACCAGAAGTGTTCAACGGCTAACCAATTTATATCTTATTCCAGGAAGGCATGGCTATTTATTTCCTGCATAATGCTTTTCTAATTGTTCTTTCTTGATGCTAGTAGAATTTTGTTAAATGTGTACTATTTTGGTATTATCCGCATAACAATGATCATAGTGTTCAGTATTATTCTGCAATGCAAACAACCAAATACCTGGAAAgttatttgataaaataatcAAACACAAAAGAGATGAATTATAGGattaattgagccaaaagaGTAACATGCATGGACTTGGACATTATTCTCATGATTGCACTAGTACAAGATATGGCGTTGAAGATGGTTCAAGTCCTCAAGTGATCTGAAACCAAATGCAACCTAACTGCATTGAACTTGTACCTAAGGATGGTATTTATTACTATAAGTAAAGCAAAGGGTAGAGTCTACTCCTTTAAGTCAGTCAAAAACATGGTACATTTACAGTGCAGGGGCATACTAAGACCAATGTTTCCAAAAATCATATATGGTCTACCATAAAAATATCCAAAACAGGCACTACTTGTAAATTTCACTGTTACAGCAAGGTCGTTTACCATGAAATAGGGAAGTTGTGAACAGTGTTTTACGGTACCTCATATTCCAGTTGTACAAATGCAACCAAATGTATACcaatgatattattttataacatGGCATGTATAGAATGTGTTGGACGATCGGAACAGAAGTTAAAACACCTTTCAGAAAACTTAGTTCAAATATATCAGGCCACAATCAGTCCcatcttttaaataaaatattcctccatgaattaaaaagaaatatttaCTCCAAACAAGGAGATCTGAAACTTACATCACTTTCAAATCATTTTACTTTAACATGATGTTGAACACAGCTCCATCGTGAGGGCGTGTCTGCATTAGCCTCCATCACAAAACAGTGAAAATAGAACACTTTAATGAAGCTTTCTACAATTGTGTTTTGGAAAATTGATTCTGATGCTTTGAGCTAAGCCAAAATTTTCAGTGTCACCTCGTCGAATTCTAATAAAATACTCACCGTGCCTTGTTAATTGAGTCAATTTTCCATTTAGGGAAGTTCCAAGATAACtgaatcatttctatttttgggaaAGAGTAAtactctctcctactttattctattttcatCTCCCTTACttcattctctcctactttattctacgtctacttaacacactaaacatCTTTTACTTAATATTCATGCCGaaaagaagtgactcaactAACAAGGAACGCATAGAGTATAAAGACTACGTTTAGCAGCAGATACAACGGAAAATTGCAAAGACACTCCAGATTGAGAAACCAAACCCTTGTGTAAAATGTTGGTTAAATCAATCTAAAAGCTACTTCCATGATCGAATTCTAACTCTCAGAGAGGCGAAACCATTTAATTCATGAGATACATACGAAAATGATACTAAATACAAACATTGTTATTGGTAGAAAATTAGTATTCTGGAAGTTGAGTTGCAATTGGTAACCATTCTAGGAGTTTTCCGGCGACGGCGGAGAAGGACCGGAGCCAGTGCCGCGGAGGCTTTCAATCAGATCACCGAGCTCCTTGCGCGCTGATTCTCTGCCAAACATGAACCCATACCTGCCATTAAACACGAAGcacattacaaaaaaaacacaaacttcttctctttttcccccatttatagttgttttaaaatgagagagagagagatataagAGTTGATAAGCGATTAAAGAATTACCAAAAGGAGACGGCGGAGAAGATACCGGCTGTAGCAACGGTCTGTACGAGACTGAAGCTGCGCTTCTGCATTTTCAGCTTTGCTTGTTGAGGAAAAAATATCACTCTATGTACCTAGTGAATATTAAtacaatatataattaattttatagatttaaaattaatcaattgaTTATATAGGATTAATTcatcaatttaaatatttagtaCTTATTCCATTTTAATCTTGAATAGAAGTGAATTTGAAGGAGAAAGTAAGTTTGGAGATGGCGAAATCCAGTAGTGATGCAACTGCAATCGGCAGTGAAGCCAAGGAGAGTCTATCAGGCAGATTGTCTCTCATCGAGGACTTGTACTTTCCCCGCAAGGTACAACCTGATGATGCAGCTGACCCATCTCGGCGCAAGTCCCTCCTCCTCGACCTTCTCTCCACCGACGCCCCCGTCTTCCTCGGTGTGTTCTTTTCCCCACTGCATCTTGCATGCTTCTACTCCTTCATTTCATCACTTTTAACTCTGATTCTCCCTCGAATTACGGTTTTAGATATTATATCTGATTTAATTATGTGTTGCTGTGACTGTTTTTATGTAGGGGAAGGGATTAGGTCATTTATGTTTCCCTTAATTGTATGTTCTtctttgcaaaaaaaaaaacaaaaactaattTGAGCTTGCCAAAAACTGATGAATTCAGAGCGGTATGGGTCGAAATTATCGATGGAGGAGCTTAATCACTTTGGACGTGTTGAGGGATGATTATGAAATCAATTGGCACCTTAAAAATCTTCGGAGCATTTTGAGCCCGACAGATAAGGAGAAGAAGTCGAGGTCAGCTAAGATCAAGAATCGGAGGCTGGCATATATGGATAGGTTGATTGGTGGATGGACATTATTTTTTCAGAAGATGCTATGAGGGAAAGAGAACCTTATCTGCATCATGAGTATGTGGGGAAGTTTCAGGATCCAAGTGGTAGGAGCATGGCGAGCCTGGTGAGCGGTGGTCGGAGACACTTATGAGGCGATCAGAAGAGGCAATATTGGTGGAGAAGATTAGAGGAGAGCAACAGAGGTTGGGTGTGGCTCAGAGTGATTGGGTTGGAAATGAAAGAGAAAagcaagaagaagaggaagatgaagagcaggaggaggaggaggaggaagaagaagaagaagatgatggaaGTGAAAGAGAAGTTATAGTAGAGAAGGAAGTGGAATGCATGGCATTAGACCACCCTTCTAGAAGCTCGCAGACAACTGaggtaaaatattttatttttccagcGCTTCATACTTAACTGTTTATGTTGCAGCACTATATTTTTCTACTCTATTGCTGTTATTGATAATTATTGCTATgcttttcttccttcttgttGAGAGCCGAGATTTAGAGGGTATTTCGCTGTTTCACTAAGCTTAATTGAGACAGCTTATAAGCTCCACCAGCCTATAAGATGACATTTCAAGAGCTTATAAGTTGTCAAAATGTTTGGATAATGGAACTTATAAGTTAGAGGGTGAATTGtgaatttgagagagaagatGACGAGATATGAAAGTGGAAGGTTTCATGTTGgaaataacaaaaaaacatGGTAGGGTTATTTTGTTGCTTAATAGATTGTGAAAAGAATAAGATGGAGTTGAGGAACATATATTTTTTGGAGTTTATAAGTCGTTAGGCTATTTTTCCAAACACTTTTCAAGAGCTTAGGAGCGTAGCCAATACTACCATCTTAATTGATTCTTAAAGTGTGTTGCACTCAGAACCGTCAAAGTTTTCCCAGCATGCATATTATAGCCTGGGTTTTACTGGGACCAGAAAACTGTAGTGATACATGAATAAGATGTTCTGTGGATTTTCTAATGCACACTAAAAAGTACAATCCAGATTTTTCTGGAGAAAGATAGTGTTAAGAGTGAAAACATTGTGAAAAAGACTGTAAATATTCCAAAACACCTTGAAAAATGTTCCATGTTCAGTGCATGCGGACAATGTAATTACTACACGGA includes:
- the LOC121789133 gene encoding beta-amylase 3, chloroplastic-like — its product is MALTLHSSTSFIKSKDNRSSRTSDDFTSAISFSQMKQPSSQQRAKNSTHEAPTFSGRRNLFIFRRMNELGEKLHGMTVPHSHSHDNLRVPVFVMLPLDTISLGGALNKPRAMLASLMALKSAGVEGVMVDVWWGLVEKDGPLKYNWEGYTELIKMVKKIGLKLQVVMSFHQCGGNVGDSCTIPLPPWVLEEISKNPDLVYTDKSGRRNPEYISLGCDSLAVLRGRTPIQVYSDFMRSFRKRFKDYIGDVVVEVQVGMGPCGELRYPSYPESNGTWRFPGIGEFQCYDKYMRASLAAAAEAIGKDDWGQQGPHDAGQYNQFPEDTGFFRRDGTWNSEYGQFFMEWYSGKLLDHGEKMLNAANKIFQGTGAKLSGKVAGIHWHYKTRSHAAELTAGYYNTRHRDGYLPIARMMAKHGVVLNFTCMEMRDGEQPNEANCSPEGLVRQVKMATKLAGTELAGENALERYDGGAFSQVLATSRSDSGNALSAFTYLRMNKRLFEAENWRNLVEFVKSMSEGGRSTRLPDSDRVGTDLYVGFIKQNNVRKESEAALV